From a region of the Terriglobia bacterium genome:
- the era gene encoding GTPase Era → MSFHSGFVSIIGRPNAGKSTLLNALVGEKVAIVTHKPQTTRNRIQGFVNVEAKKGRPAGQIIFIDTPGVHKPDTPLNRKLMREVHDALESRDLILLIVDVTQRFGPGDRFTLDLVKKAGGPAFLLLNKIDVVEKGKLLPIIAEWSKQHDFKEIIPLSALKKDGLDLLVDKVIENLPEGPRYFPKDQITDQPERFLAAEIVREKVLFDTAQEVPYAATVIVEQFEEGPKLTRIAATIYVERDGQKKIIVGRGGEMIKRIGTEARYEIERLLGTKVFLELFVKVRPGWRESRQFLEELDWRKQLESLATPEEPEAGS, encoded by the coding sequence ATGTCCTTCCACTCGGGCTTTGTCTCCATCATCGGACGTCCGAACGCGGGCAAGTCCACGCTGCTGAACGCGCTGGTGGGCGAGAAGGTCGCGATCGTCACCCACAAGCCCCAGACCACGCGGAATCGCATCCAGGGCTTCGTGAATGTCGAGGCTAAGAAGGGAAGACCGGCGGGGCAGATCATCTTCATCGACACGCCCGGCGTCCACAAGCCGGACACGCCCCTGAACAGAAAGCTGATGCGAGAGGTCCATGACGCGCTCGAGTCCCGCGACCTCATCCTGCTGATCGTGGACGTCACGCAGAGATTCGGCCCCGGCGACCGCTTCACGCTCGATCTGGTAAAGAAGGCCGGCGGCCCGGCGTTTCTCCTGCTCAACAAGATCGACGTGGTGGAGAAGGGAAAGCTGCTGCCCATCATCGCCGAGTGGAGCAAGCAGCACGACTTCAAGGAGATCATTCCCCTTTCCGCGCTGAAGAAGGACGGGCTCGACCTGCTGGTGGACAAAGTCATCGAAAACCTGCCCGAAGGCCCGCGCTATTTCCCCAAGGACCAGATCACCGACCAGCCCGAGCGCTTCCTCGCGGCCGAGATCGTGCGCGAAAAGGTGCTGTTCGATACCGCGCAGGAAGTTCCCTACGCGGCGACAGTGATCGTGGAACAGTTCGAAGAGGGGCCGAAGCTGACGCGCATCGCCGCCACCATTTATGTGGAGCGCGATGGGCAGAAGAAGATCATCGTGGGGAGGGGTGGCGAGATGATCAAGCGCATCGGCACCGAGGCTCGCTACGAGATCGAGCGCCTGCTGGGAACGAAAGTGTTCCTGGAGTTGTTCGTGAAAGTTCGCCCCGGATGGCGCGAATCGCGGCAGTTCCTGGAAGAGCTCGACTGGCGGAAGCAGCTTGAGAGCCTAGCAACCCCCGAAGAACCGGAGGCGGGCAGCTAG
- a CDS encoding sigma-54 dependent transcriptional regulator: MHTVLIVDDEPGIRQSLKGVLEDEGYKVAAVESAEACLETLHKRPFEVVLLDIWLPGMDGLDALQKIKESEDAPEVIMISGHGTIETAVRATKLGAYDFLEKPLSLERTLILVKHAVEARRLRSENKDLKKQVQSKGEIVGGSVPMKALRQQIGVMAPTNGRVLIYGESGTGKELVALAIHVQSLRKEALFVEVNCAAIPEDLIESELFGHRKGSFPGAATDKEGKFLKADGGTLFLDEVGDMSLKTQSKVLRTLDEQKFTPVGSDEPTSVDARVIASTNKDLEEEISKGNFREDLFYRLNVIPFFVPPLRERKEDVPALARHFLKEVSLTYSRRPKEIHDDAIEVLMRYSWPGNVRELRNVIERMVIMNPTAQKLERKHLPPLVYRDGSRRARPEFSTLHQAREAYERDYILKKLDENHGNVSRTAEVLGLERSHLYRKMKTLGIAVKE, translated from the coding sequence GAGCGCCGAGGCTTGCCTGGAGACGCTGCACAAGCGTCCCTTCGAAGTCGTCCTGCTCGACATCTGGCTGCCCGGCATGGACGGCCTCGACGCGCTGCAGAAGATCAAGGAGTCAGAGGACGCGCCCGAGGTCATCATGATCTCCGGGCACGGCACCATCGAGACCGCGGTGCGCGCCACCAAGCTCGGCGCCTACGACTTCCTGGAGAAACCCCTCTCACTCGAACGAACCCTCATCCTGGTCAAGCACGCGGTCGAAGCGCGGCGGCTGCGCAGCGAGAACAAAGACCTCAAGAAGCAGGTACAGAGCAAGGGCGAGATCGTGGGCGGCAGCGTCCCCATGAAGGCCCTGCGGCAGCAGATCGGGGTGATGGCGCCGACCAACGGCCGCGTGCTCATCTACGGCGAGTCCGGCACCGGGAAGGAGCTGGTCGCACTCGCCATCCACGTGCAGAGCCTTCGCAAGGAGGCCCTCTTCGTCGAGGTCAACTGCGCCGCCATCCCCGAGGACCTGATCGAAAGTGAGCTGTTCGGCCACCGCAAGGGTTCATTCCCAGGAGCGGCCACCGACAAGGAGGGCAAGTTTCTCAAGGCCGACGGTGGCACACTCTTCCTCGACGAGGTCGGCGACATGAGCTTGAAGACGCAGTCCAAGGTGCTGCGCACGCTCGACGAGCAGAAGTTCACGCCCGTGGGCAGCGATGAGCCAACCAGCGTGGATGCCCGCGTGATTGCCTCGACCAACAAGGACCTGGAAGAGGAGATCTCTAAGGGCAACTTCCGCGAGGACCTTTTCTACCGGCTGAACGTGATCCCCTTTTTCGTGCCGCCACTGCGCGAGCGCAAGGAAGACGTCCCGGCTTTGGCGCGGCATTTCCTGAAGGAGGTTTCGTTGACTTACAGCCGTCGCCCGAAGGAGATCCACGACGACGCCATCGAAGTCCTGATGCGCTACTCCTGGCCGGGCAACGTACGCGAGCTGCGCAACGTCATCGAGCGCATGGTGATCATGAATCCCACGGCGCAGAAGCTGGAACGCAAGCACCTGCCGCCGCTGGTCTATCGCGACGGAAGCCGCCGCGCGCGTCCGGAGTTCTCGACCCTGCACCAGGCGCGGGAGGCATACGAGCGCGACTACATCCTCAAGAAGCTGGACGAAAACCACGGCAACGTCAGCCGGACGGCGGAGGTGCTGGGGCTGGAGCGGTCACACCTTTACAGGAAAATGAAAACACTGGGGATTGCAGTAAAGGAGTAG